The Populus trichocarpa isolate Nisqually-1 chromosome 11, P.trichocarpa_v4.1, whole genome shotgun sequence genome has a segment encoding these proteins:
- the LOC7483622 gene encoding probable WRKY transcription factor 20 isoform X2, protein MRALGHSGIMKLAFILILYSFKSCLLDLLVLCLRNIFRLIPIFLTSQAEPSPTTGTFTNPQTVLGSLSSTSYPATTVYSTNFGERKSNCFEFRPHARSDMVSADMNHQRSAQCVKVQSQCQSQSFPSSPSVKGEMAVCTNELTLSTPLHMVTSGSSVPAEVDSDELNQMGLSSSGLRASQSGSAPTVSSDDGYKWRKYGQKHVKGSEFPRSYYKCTHPNCEVKKLFECSHDGQITEIIYKGTHDHPKPQPSRRYASGSGLFMLEERFDKFSSLPSQDDKSPGAYGQVSHAIEPDGAPELSPGTTNDDTGEGAEDDKDPFSKRRRLDAGGFDVTPVIKPIREPRVVVQTQSEVDILDDGYRWRKYGQKVVRGNPNPRSYYKCTNAGCPVRKHVERASHDPKAVITTYEGKHNHDVPTARTNSHDTAGPSAVNGTSRTRPDKNETISLDLGVGISSTSENLSSDQQQALHAELVRFENQSSSGSSFRIVHASPIAAYYGVLNGGMNQYGSRQIPSEGRSIEIPPLNRSSYPYPQNVGSLLTGP, encoded by the exons ATGAGGGCCTTAGGACATTCAGGGATTATGAAACTTGCCTTCATCTTGATTTTGTATTCTTTCAAGTCTTGTTTACTTGATCTGCTTGTACTTTGCCTTAGAAATATCTTTAGGCTGATTCCTATCTTCTTGACTTCACAGGCAGAGCCTTCCCCCACTACTGGCACATTTACTAATCCTCAAACTGTGCTTGGTTCTCTTAGCTCCACTTCATATCCAGCTACTACTGTTTACTCCACCAACTTTGGAGAAAGAAAATCCAACTGCTTTGAGTTTAGACCACATGCTAGGTCAGACATG GTTTCTGCTGATATGAACCATCAGAGAAGTGCACAATGTGTTAAAGTCCAAAGCCAATGCCAGTCTCAATCATTTCCATCATCACCCTCAGTAAAAGGTGAGATGGCAGTCTGTACAAATGAGCTGACTCTATCAACACCACTTCACATGGTTACTTCAGGTTCTAGTGTTCCTGCTGAAGTTGATTCAGATGAACTAAACCAAATGGGGCTCTCTAGCAGTGGGCTTCGTGCATCACAGTCAGGAAGTGCACCTACAGTGTCATCTGATGATGGATATAAGTGGAGAAAATATGGACAGAAACACGTTAAAGGAAGTGAGTTCCCACGCAGCTATTACAAATGCACACATCCTAACTGTGAAGTGAAAAAGTTATTTGAGTGCTCTCATGATGGACAAATAACAGAGATTATTTACAAGGGTACACACGATCATCCTAAACCTCAACCAAGCCGGCGATATGCCTCTGGCTCTGGTTTGTTCATGCTGGAAGAAAGATTTGACAAGTTTTCTTCTCTACCTAGTCAAGATG ACAAGTCACCTGGTGCATATGGACAGGTGTCTCATGCTATCGAACCAGATGGTGCCCCTGAACTATCTCCTGGCACAACAAATGATGATACTGGAGAGGGTGCTGAGGATGACAAAGATCCCTTCTCGAAAAGAAG GAGGTTGGATGCTGGAGGTTTTGATGTTACTCCCGTGATCAAACCTATTCGAGAACCACGTGTTGTCGTGCAAACTCAGAGTGAGGTTGATATACTGGATGATGGGTATAGGTGGCGCAAATATGGCCAGAAAGTGGTGAGAGGAAATCCTAATCCAAG GAGTTACTACAAATGCACAAATGCTGGATGCCCAGTTAGAAAGCATGTGGAGAGGGCGTCACATGATCCAAAAGCAGTTATAACCACATATGAGGGGAAACACAACCATGATGTACCTACAGCTAGGACAAACAGTCATGACACAGCAGGACCATCAGCTGTGAATGGAACCTCAAGGACTAGACCAGATAAAAATGAGACAATTAGCCTTGATCTTGGGGTCGGGATCAGTTCTACATCTGAAAACTTGTCCAGCGATCAGCAACAAGCTTTGCATGCTGAACTTGTCAGATTCGAAAACCAATCAAGTAGTGGTTCCAGTTTCAGAATAGTTCATGCGAGCCCAATTGCGGCTTACTATGGTGTTTTAAATGGTGGCATGAATCAGTATGGATCTAGACAAATTCCGAGTGAAGGCCGTAGCATTGAAATTCCACCTTTAAACCGTTCTTCGTATCCATATCCGCAGAACGTGGGAAGTTTATTAACGGGTCCATAA